TAGTAAAAGAAAACGAGGTGATAGTGTGGATCCATTTCAGCAGATGGCGGATTGGAAAAAGAACATGGATCATTTCTTCGGTGACAGCTTTTGGAATGAATTTGAAGGTCTCATTAAACCTACAATACCACAAATTAACATCTATCAAACGGACCATGAATTGTTTTGTATCGTAAATATTCCTGGTTTACATGACTTAGATAAGCTCGATATATATGTAGACTACGCTACCTTAGAATTAAGAGGCTCGATTGATATCGACCATTCACATGGAACAGTAGTGAAAGAAGAAATTCTTTATGGCGTATTCGAAAGAAAAATAACCCTGCCATTTCCTGTTCGTGCCGATAAAATAAAAGCGACTTATAAACATGGACTTGTCTATATTCAATTACATCGCCTTATTTCAGAAACGAGCAGAAAAAATCGTATTCATGTCCATGTTTTAGAAGATAACTAATGAAGATAGAGGCTAGGATCTTTTACTAATTAAAGTTTTTATCAAAGTAAAATACGAACTATCTAGAAATGCTGGATAGCGCAAATAACACGCTCCAGAAATATACTTCGCTTTTTCACATGCAGCTCGTGAGCCTCTTCGCGCCAGTGAACTACGAGGTCTTTCCAATGCTTTTCCTTCCGCGCAGCGTCTACGTATATTTCTGAAGCTATATTAGTACGTTATTCATCTGTCAAGTTTATATTCGATTTATATCCCAGCACCCTGAATGGTTATATATGGAGCCTATGAGAGGTGATTATAAATGCCATATAAGCCTCCATCCTTTTCGCCTCGGATAGGGGCTCTGTTTACATGCATACGCGTCATTACTGGTTGTAATTAACTATTCCATTCTCTATAGTTCTATTTTTTAACGCCTAAAGCTGTAAGCTACGTCTTCTCGTATGTCCAAAAATCGAGATTACTTTTACTTTGGTCCGAATAGACGACTTTTCGTTCGTAACGGTATCCCCCGCAAACGTTTTTTTAACAAGGTTTTCCATGTTTTCCCTAGTACGTCACATTGCAATAAATCATCTGCTAAGCGCAAATCTTCCCTAAATCGGTGCATAACCTCATTACATGCAGCTAATGACCACTGTGGATATGGTCGGTCAAGTAATTCCATATCTTGCTCTGCTTGTATGTCCCCCTCTTGAAGCACCCGGAAATACCACCCCGTACGTCCACTCTGTTGCATTTGCAAGGCAAAATCCTCCATCTGTAAATGCTTTGCTAGCCTCCATGTTGGTAAATAAGGTTGGCTCACCTGAATGACAGCCTCCCCTACTTGATACGTATCCCCTAGAAACACGGAGTATTCATCCATTTCTAAAACAGACACGTTTTCACCGATATCTCCGATTTGAATCGTGTCTAATTGGTACACATCAGCCCAATCGTAATAATGCTTCCATGGATACGTAAACAACGCTTTATCAACATCCTCTGAGAGAGACAGCCCTTGTTTCGTTAAATAAATCGATCCTTGAACTTCTTCATTTACGAAGTACTTGGGATCCCCATCCTCAATTTTTGCTGTATTTTGATCATATAATTCCTTCATCTTAAACAATTTATGAATATATGGTTCTACCATTCTGTCACCCGCTTGTAAAATATGATATAGTATCTTTATTCTAATAAAAATAATGCAGCTTGCAAACACACATGGATA
This genomic interval from Virgibacillus pantothenticus contains the following:
- a CDS encoding Hsp20/alpha crystallin family protein, yielding MLSKRKRGDSVDPFQQMADWKKNMDHFFGDSFWNEFEGLIKPTIPQINIYQTDHELFCIVNIPGLHDLDKLDIYVDYATLELRGSIDIDHSHGTVVKEEILYGVFERKITLPFPVRADKIKATYKHGLVYIQLHRLISETSRKNRIHVHVLEDN
- a CDS encoding MOSC domain-containing protein, which encodes MVEPYIHKLFKMKELYDQNTAKIEDGDPKYFVNEEVQGSIYLTKQGLSLSEDVDKALFTYPWKHYYDWADVYQLDTIQIGDIGENVSVLEMDEYSVFLGDTYQVGEAVIQVSQPYLPTWRLAKHLQMEDFALQMQQSGRTGWYFRVLQEGDIQAEQDMELLDRPYPQWSLAACNEVMHRFREDLRLADDLLQCDVLGKTWKTLLKKRLRGIPLRTKSRLFGPK